A portion of the Candidatus Pristimantibacillus lignocellulolyticus genome contains these proteins:
- a CDS encoding carbohydrate ABC transporter permease: MGSQLVKKKSETELKPSTIISSIVIFVLGLMMIVPFLFMISAALKPNALIFAEPLNFIPHEIYWENFKTIFHHEYFFKWYGNSIYIVVLTIIFRFVVVTMAAYAFARLNFPFKEAIFFLFISTMMIPADTTVIARYMLYKSLHIYNTEWALIIPATFDVFFIFLLRQFFAGLPKEISEAAVVDGCSQFKVYYRIILPLAVPALVTMLLFTFIWSWNDFVNPFIFISSIEKQVVTVGLEYFQEQAGTNYGLQMAGACIIVIIPIILFAFSQRYFVEGIASSGVKG; encoded by the coding sequence ATGGGTTCACAATTAGTTAAAAAGAAATCGGAAACCGAACTTAAACCCTCCACGATTATCAGTTCGATCGTAATCTTCGTGCTGGGTTTAATGATGATTGTCCCATTCCTATTTATGATATCAGCAGCTTTGAAACCAAACGCACTTATTTTTGCTGAACCCTTAAATTTTATTCCACATGAAATTTATTGGGAAAATTTTAAAACGATTTTTCATCATGAATATTTCTTCAAATGGTATGGAAACTCAATCTATATCGTAGTCTTAACTATTATTTTCAGATTCGTAGTCGTAACGATGGCTGCTTATGCATTTGCCAGATTGAATTTTCCTTTCAAAGAGGCAATTTTCTTCCTGTTCATATCTACAATGATGATTCCCGCAGATACGACGGTTATCGCGAGATATATGTTATATAAATCATTGCATATATACAATACAGAATGGGCGTTGATCATTCCTGCCACTTTTGATGTGTTTTTCATTTTCTTGTTAAGACAGTTTTTTGCAGGCTTACCTAAGGAAATTTCTGAGGCAGCTGTTGTAGATGGATGTTCCCAATTTAAAGTTTATTACCGTATCATATTGCCGCTTGCCGTACCGGCACTGGTTACTATGTTGTTGTTCACCTTTATTTGGTCTTGGAATGATTTTGTAAATCCATTTATTTTCATTTCAAGTATAGAAAAGCAAGTTGTAACCGTAGGATTGGAATATTTCCAAGAGCAAGCAGGGACCAACTACGGACTACAGATGGCTGGTGCATGTATTATCGTTATTATTCCTATTATATTATTCGCATTCTCCCAAAGATATTTTGTTGAAGGAATTGCAAGCTCAGGTGTTAAAGGTTAA
- a CDS encoding response regulator — MNKIIIVDDEMLARIGIKSLISGNEKEYVVVGEAENGKKALEMIEELHPDIVITDMKMPVMNGIDLIKQAKELLNPPDFIVLSSYDDFDYVKQALVLGAKDYFLKLELTPEQLISTLDRVSKIRSEIGKEEPSTKQSYVEHFSSKDIEIVKGMFLKEIIQGSYYKENEIEQKLQDLGVTLPQGRIQVGVILLNGTEIHKKYKDKDIDLFQFSVQNIISEIVSDYRYAHTVFTRSNEITVIYGQMKDVEMSQTIEDLMSTMLKALKTYLNITGLIGISGIHVEYNSIKIGYKEALTNASQHQMSNGLVESVNNSDSLFLNINDYIKQFDMIIEISDIVRMEQCLGSIIKIIKERHSVDKHVLKSLCSALLFSLSSYVAEQHPTFKLEEEWESDPYHSLDHLYTDYDYIVWIQRLMKTTDLLFNALGESRKIIHEAKKFIQSHYAKNISLEAIAEELNISPNYLSHLFRKETKESVVEYITRYRIDQAKKILRTTHYKVYEVGQMVGYESEQYFSRVFKKVVGIPPAKYKM; from the coding sequence TTGAATAAAATAATTATTGTTGATGATGAAATGTTGGCTCGGATCGGAATCAAATCATTAATATCTGGGAATGAAAAAGAGTATGTTGTTGTCGGAGAAGCGGAAAATGGAAAAAAAGCTTTGGAAATGATTGAGGAGCTACATCCGGATATAGTAATTACCGACATGAAGATGCCTGTAATGAATGGCATTGATTTGATCAAGCAGGCAAAAGAATTACTGAATCCACCCGATTTTATCGTGCTTAGTTCTTATGATGATTTCGATTATGTGAAACAAGCCTTAGTATTGGGCGCTAAAGATTATTTTCTGAAATTGGAGCTGACACCCGAGCAACTCATATCAACGCTGGATCGGGTAAGTAAAATACGAAGCGAGATAGGTAAAGAAGAGCCGAGTACGAAACAATCTTATGTTGAGCATTTCTCTTCGAAAGATATTGAAATTGTTAAGGGCATGTTTCTAAAAGAAATTATACAAGGAAGTTATTACAAAGAAAATGAAATAGAACAAAAGCTACAAGATCTGGGGGTTACACTCCCGCAGGGTAGAATCCAAGTAGGTGTGATTCTATTGAATGGCACAGAGATTCACAAAAAATATAAAGATAAAGATATAGATTTATTCCAATTTTCAGTACAGAATATTATCTCAGAAATTGTGTCTGACTACAGGTATGCTCATACTGTGTTTACACGGTCTAATGAAATAACAGTAATTTATGGGCAAATGAAAGATGTTGAGATGTCACAAACAATAGAAGACTTGATGTCAACTATGTTGAAAGCGTTGAAAACTTATCTTAACATCACTGGTTTAATCGGAATTTCTGGCATTCATGTAGAATACAACTCGATAAAGATAGGCTATAAAGAAGCTTTGACTAATGCGAGTCAACATCAAATGTCGAATGGACTTGTTGAATCAGTCAATAACTCGGATAGTTTGTTCTTGAATATTAATGACTATATTAAGCAGTTCGATATGATTATAGAAATTTCCGACATCGTTAGAATGGAACAATGCTTAGGAAGTATTATAAAAATTATTAAGGAAAGACACAGTGTCGATAAGCATGTGCTCAAAAGCCTTTGTTCAGCGCTATTATTTTCCTTAAGTTCTTATGTTGCTGAACAGCATCCGACGTTCAAGCTAGAAGAAGAATGGGAGTCTGATCCTTATCATTCATTAGATCATTTATATACAGACTACGATTATATCGTCTGGATTCAACGTTTGATGAAAACAACGGATTTATTGTTTAATGCATTAGGCGAGTCTCGAAAAATAATACACGAGGCGAAAAAATTTATTCAATCGCACTATGCTAAAAATATTTCATTGGAAGCAATCGCAGAGGAACTCAATATTTCTCCGAATTATTTAAGCCATTTATTTCGCAAGGAGACCAAAGAAAGTGTTGTGGAATATATAACACGTTATCGTATTGATCAGGCCAAAAAAATATTGCGTACAACCCACTATAAAGTATATGAAGTTGGACAAATGGTTGGATATGAGAGTGAACAATATTTTAGCCGAGTGTTCAAGAAAGTGGTTGGGATACCACCAGCTAAATATAAAATGTAA
- the deoD gene encoding purine-nucleoside phosphorylase, whose amino-acid sequence MSFHIEAKVGEIAESVLLPGDPLRAKYIAETFLEDAVCYNNVRGMLGFTGTYKGNRVSIQGTGMGMPSASIYIHELIKDYGVKNLVRIGTCGAIQHEVNIRDVIIAQAAATDSAIIRNQFPGFDFPQIGTFNLIKKAYEIGTDKGLSLRVGNVLSSDIFYTENLDGVNKLGEHGVLAVEMETAALYYLACKFGVNALSLITVSDHILTGEQTTAQERQTTFNDMIEVALETVAR is encoded by the coding sequence ATGAGTTTTCATATCGAAGCCAAAGTTGGCGAAATTGCTGAATCAGTTTTACTGCCAGGAGATCCATTACGCGCAAAATATATTGCCGAGACTTTCCTAGAAGATGCTGTTTGTTACAACAATGTACGTGGCATGTTAGGCTTTACTGGAACTTATAAAGGAAATCGCGTGTCTATTCAAGGAACAGGAATGGGCATGCCTTCAGCCTCTATTTATATCCATGAATTGATCAAAGATTATGGAGTCAAAAATCTCGTTCGTATTGGCACATGCGGAGCCATCCAGCATGAGGTAAACATCCGTGATGTCATTATTGCACAAGCAGCGGCGACTGATTCCGCTATCATTCGAAACCAATTCCCAGGGTTTGATTTCCCGCAGATTGGAACCTTTAATTTAATTAAAAAGGCTTATGAAATTGGAACAGATAAAGGACTTAGCCTTCGTGTTGGTAATGTACTTTCTTCTGATATTTTCTACACAGAGAATTTAGATGGGGTCAACAAGCTTGGTGAGCATGGTGTATTGGCTGTAGAGATGGAGACAGCAGCTTTATATTATTTGGCCTGCAAATTCGGTGTTAATGCTTTGAGTCTTATAACAGTTAGCGATCATATTCTTACTGGTGAACAAACAACAGCCCAAGAAAGACAAACCACTTTCAACGACATGATCGAAGTAGCATTAGAAACTGTTGCAAGATAG
- a CDS encoding beta-N-acetylhexosaminidase, which produces MLICIKNSLQPQFLEGLHILQEELGYTLSKDGLCIEVTQRPGNLVVSLENKQGIIQFEQPVHLYRAMGLFLEHAKVEDAFYIEETPHFQTSGTMVDNSRNAVMSVDSVKRLIRIMATMGLNQLMLYTEDTYEISSRPYFGYLRGRYSFEELKECDDYAAIFGIEMVACIQTLGHLRQALQWQHTDDYKDTDDILLIGSEETYQFIDEMIQAATAPLRSKRIHIGMDEAHTLGLGNYIKKNGYRPRFELMNEHLHRVLQITAKYRLQPMIWSDMYFRLGSEVGDYYDTTSVVPEHVISEMPKNVQYVYWDYYHSDPEFYRDYVRKHQQFGSSPIFAGGAWTWNGIIPNHGKSFRTTDAALSVCKEEGVSEVIATIWGDNGNEGNVFSGLPTLQLYAEHAYSKELDEQKLKRRFNTCTGGEWDQFIQAKYIDELPETEADNLIEANPSRYLLWQDLLLGLFDKHVDGRNLPKHYEAMADQMRANANNNPNWSMLFNVYEKLCTVLSSKCDIGIRIKNSYDLQDRNELYRIASEELTQLRANVKELHEAHRAQWMATYKIFGWEIIDLRYGGLLARIESAKQRLIAYLSGEIPNLEELDIAKLSFDGGPSWNDNQLGFVNLYHRMISTSTTLL; this is translated from the coding sequence ATGTTGATTTGTATTAAAAACTCGTTGCAACCTCAGTTCTTGGAAGGGCTACACATTCTACAAGAAGAGCTTGGCTACACTTTATCAAAAGATGGGTTATGTATTGAAGTCACGCAAAGACCGGGAAACCTAGTGGTTAGCTTAGAGAATAAGCAAGGGATCATTCAGTTTGAACAACCTGTCCATCTTTATCGTGCCATGGGACTTTTTCTTGAACATGCCAAGGTAGAAGATGCTTTTTATATAGAAGAAACACCTCACTTCCAGACTAGCGGTACTATGGTTGATAACTCCCGAAATGCAGTTATGTCGGTTGATAGCGTTAAGAGGCTTATTCGCATTATGGCAACGATGGGTTTAAATCAACTGATGTTGTATACCGAGGACACGTATGAAATCTCATCGCGGCCGTACTTTGGCTACTTGCGAGGGAGATATAGCTTTGAAGAATTAAAAGAATGCGATGATTACGCTGCAATATTTGGAATTGAGATGGTTGCTTGCATACAGACGCTTGGACATTTGCGTCAGGCACTACAATGGCAACATACAGATGATTATAAAGATACAGATGATATTTTGCTTATCGGATCTGAAGAGACCTATCAATTCATTGATGAGATGATACAGGCTGCAACGGCGCCGCTTCGTAGTAAAAGAATTCATATCGGAATGGATGAAGCCCATACACTTGGTCTAGGGAACTATATCAAGAAAAATGGATATCGTCCTCGATTTGAATTGATGAATGAGCATTTACACCGGGTTCTTCAAATTACCGCTAAGTATCGTTTGCAACCGATGATATGGAGCGACATGTACTTCCGTCTTGGTTCTGAAGTGGGAGACTACTACGATACAACATCAGTCGTCCCAGAGCATGTTATTTCAGAAATGCCGAAAAATGTACAATATGTTTATTGGGATTATTATCATAGCGATCCTGAGTTTTATAGAGATTATGTAAGGAAACATCAACAATTTGGCTCATCACCAATCTTTGCAGGAGGGGCTTGGACTTGGAATGGAATTATTCCAAATCATGGAAAATCATTCCGAACAACAGATGCAGCTCTATCTGTTTGCAAGGAAGAAGGAGTATCCGAGGTTATCGCTACAATATGGGGAGACAATGGTAACGAAGGTAATGTATTTTCAGGATTGCCAACACTCCAGTTGTATGCGGAACATGCCTATTCGAAAGAGTTGGATGAGCAGAAGCTGAAGCGAAGATTTAATACATGTACGGGCGGAGAATGGGATCAATTCATTCAAGCTAAATACATCGATGAGCTTCCTGAAACAGAGGCGGATAATTTAATAGAGGCTAATCCATCAAGGTATTTATTATGGCAAGATCTGTTACTAGGTTTATTCGATAAGCACGTAGATGGACGCAATCTACCGAAACATTATGAGGCTATGGCAGATCAGATGAGGGCAAACGCCAACAATAATCCGAATTGGTCAATGTTATTCAATGTATATGAAAAATTATGTACCGTTCTATCGAGCAAATGCGATATAGGAATTCGTATTAAAAATAGCTATGATTTACAAGATCGGAACGAACTTTATCGCATCGCGAGTGAGGAATTGACTCAGCTGAGGGCTAATGTGAAAGAATTGCATGAAGCACACCGTGCACAATGGATGGCAACTTATAAAATATTCGGCTGGGAGATTATTGATCTTCGGTATGGAGGGCTACTTGCACGTATTGAATCAGCAAAGCAACGCCTTATCGCTTATTTATCTGGAGAAATTCCCAATTTAGAAGAATTAGATATAGCTAAACTTAGCTTTGACGGTGGACCAAGCTGGAATGATAATCAGCTAGGTTTCGTCAATTTATATCATCGTATGATCTCAACCAGTACTACCTTACTATAA
- a CDS encoding sugar ABC transporter permease — protein MTSIREMMKSGEAKAGLLFILPFLLGFIIFNLFPLIYAFYISMVDYNTLKPSYNFIGFDNFVRIFNDNIAIKAYWNSFLYTLVYVPVLIVLSFFLAMLLNRKFFLRPVSRTMILIPYVANVVAIAMVFSVILDPYDGPVNAFLQMIGIETPPMWLAGIGTALPTIALINVWQSLSFQTIVYLAALQGVPNELYEAADLDGAGKWRKMLNVTLPIVSPTTFFLVITSIIGSFQNYASVRALTNGGPGVASRVISLNIYEEAFTYNRYSYAAAQAILLFAVILVITIIQWKGQKRWVHN, from the coding sequence ATGACATCCATCAGAGAAATGATGAAATCGGGTGAGGCAAAGGCAGGCCTATTGTTTATCCTGCCGTTTTTATTAGGTTTTATAATTTTCAACTTGTTCCCGCTTATTTATGCCTTTTATATAAGCATGGTTGATTACAATACGTTGAAACCAAGTTATAACTTTATCGGTTTTGACAATTTTGTTCGTATTTTTAATGATAATATCGCGATTAAGGCCTATTGGAACAGTTTTCTATACACATTAGTATATGTGCCAGTCTTAATTGTTCTATCATTCTTCTTGGCGATGCTATTAAATCGCAAATTTTTCCTTCGTCCTGTCAGTCGGACAATGATTTTAATTCCTTACGTTGCGAATGTCGTTGCTATTGCAATGGTGTTCTCAGTGATTCTCGATCCTTATGATGGTCCTGTTAATGCGTTCCTTCAAATGATAGGAATCGAAACCCCACCTATGTGGCTAGCCGGAATAGGTACGGCATTACCAACGATTGCATTAATCAATGTATGGCAAAGTTTATCTTTTCAAACCATTGTTTATCTGGCAGCTTTGCAAGGAGTTCCGAATGAATTATATGAGGCAGCAGATCTAGATGGAGCAGGCAAGTGGAGAAAAATGCTAAATGTAACTCTTCCGATTGTATCTCCTACAACCTTTTTCCTTGTCATTACCAGTATTATTGGTTCCTTCCAAAACTATGCATCGGTGCGTGCATTAACAAACGGAGGACCAGGTGTTGCGTCTCGAGTCATTTCACTCAATATATATGAAGAAGCATTTACCTATAATAGATACAGCTATGCAGCAGCACAGGCTATCCTGTTATTTGCTGTCATCTTAGTGATTACAATCATCCAGTGGAAGGGGCAAAAAAGATGGGTTCACAATTAG
- a CDS encoding Crp/Fnr family transcriptional regulator: protein MITNLADIKIFTDIPNDEFQYITPLLKERHFKKNHILMFENDESDEVYLIRSGMVKIYRIYEDKEIVLSITMAGDIIGEVEALSNDNHRISSIEALENVSVWLMQKQDFLSIVDKYPSVMRNAYKILVDRTRMLNRMIRYLTFYDVRGKVANIVMDLYYNFGVPFDNVYKIDLKISQTLIANMLGVTRESISKTLGEFQSEGLIDIRDKFLYLLDMGKLESICNETEEFPTLRKWNR, encoded by the coding sequence ATGATTACAAACCTAGCTGATATCAAAATTTTTACTGATATTCCTAATGATGAATTTCAATATATAACCCCTTTACTCAAGGAACGTCACTTCAAAAAAAATCACATCCTTATGTTCGAGAATGACGAGAGTGATGAAGTGTATCTCATTCGTTCAGGTATGGTTAAGATTTATCGTATATACGAAGACAAGGAGATTGTTCTAAGCATCACAATGGCAGGCGACATCATTGGAGAAGTTGAAGCCTTGTCTAACGACAATCATCGAATCTCATCCATTGAAGCGCTAGAAAACGTGTCAGTATGGCTTATGCAAAAACAAGATTTCTTATCCATTGTTGATAAATATCCCTCTGTAATGCGAAACGCTTACAAAATTCTTGTAGATCGAACTAGAATGCTCAATCGTATGATTCGTTATTTAACCTTTTATGACGTTCGTGGAAAAGTTGCTAATATTGTTATGGATCTCTATTATAATTTTGGAGTCCCTTTTGATAACGTTTACAAAATTGATCTTAAAATTAGTCAAACCTTGATCGCCAACATGCTAGGAGTCACTAGAGAATCGATATCCAAGACACTAGGTGAATTTCAAAGCGAAGGACTGATCGATATTCGCGACAAATTTTTATACCTCCTCGATATGGGTAAACTAGAATCGATTTGTAATGAGACAGAAGAGTTCCCAACTCTTCGCAAGTGGAATCGTTAG
- a CDS encoding beta-galactosidase, with translation MTIFSYENDQFLYNGQPTHIISGAIHYFRVVPQYWEDRLKKLLACGFNTVETYIPWNFHEPKKGQFQFNGMADVVHFIEIAGNLGLHVIVRPSPYICAEWEFGGLPAWLLAEQGLRLRCADPNYLNHVDEYYEELLPKLKPLLCTNGGPIIAMQIENEYGSYGNDKKYLNHIKQKMLEQGMNVLLFTSDGAEDAMLQGGMVPGALATANFGSRAEESFLKLGEYQPNAPYMCMEYWNGWFDHWGKPHHCRDADDVANVLEDMLKLNGSVNFYMFHGGTNFGFYNGANCMTDRYDYQPTVTSYDYDSLLNESGDPTEKYWKVREVLSKFGFASNELPVAMPKKSYGKIQMTGQALLRDQLLQVSSPIDTIYPETMEKLGQEYGYCLYSTHISGPRPSKEFVVQEVHDRAQVFVNGEDIGIIERWKPEQTLSFEVPAEGALIEILVENMGRINYGPYLEDRKGITEGVRHGFQFLSEWTSYTLPLDNLSELTFKPIESKLTNAPCFYQGNLCIEEIADTFVHLEGWQKGVIFINGFNLGRYWNIGPQQTLYVPAPLLKLGNNEIIIFEQHGTETNEINFKEHAILG, from the coding sequence TTGACTATTTTTAGTTACGAGAATGATCAATTTTTATATAATGGGCAACCCACCCACATCATTTCAGGTGCTATTCATTATTTTCGAGTTGTGCCACAATATTGGGAAGATCGACTGAAGAAGTTGCTAGCCTGCGGCTTCAATACGGTGGAAACCTATATTCCATGGAATTTTCACGAGCCTAAGAAAGGACAATTCCAATTTAATGGGATGGCTGATGTCGTTCACTTTATTGAGATTGCTGGGAATTTGGGGCTTCATGTTATCGTACGACCGTCACCCTATATTTGTGCAGAATGGGAATTCGGAGGATTACCAGCCTGGCTACTAGCAGAACAGGGTCTACGTTTGAGATGTGCAGATCCCAACTATTTGAATCATGTAGATGAATACTATGAAGAACTTCTTCCAAAATTAAAGCCATTATTATGCACAAATGGTGGTCCAATAATTGCTATGCAGATCGAGAATGAGTATGGTAGCTACGGGAATGATAAGAAGTACTTGAATCATATCAAGCAGAAGATGCTAGAGCAGGGAATGAATGTACTACTATTCACTTCAGATGGAGCAGAGGATGCAATGCTACAAGGAGGAATGGTACCTGGTGCATTGGCTACGGCTAATTTCGGTTCACGTGCGGAGGAGTCTTTTCTCAAACTTGGTGAATATCAACCTAATGCTCCATACATGTGCATGGAGTATTGGAATGGATGGTTCGATCATTGGGGTAAGCCACATCACTGTCGAGATGCAGATGATGTAGCCAATGTATTAGAGGATATGTTAAAGCTTAACGGATCAGTTAACTTCTATATGTTCCATGGTGGGACGAATTTCGGGTTTTATAATGGAGCCAATTGTATGACAGATCGGTATGATTATCAACCAACCGTAACTAGTTATGATTATGATTCGCTTCTGAACGAATCTGGCGATCCTACTGAAAAGTATTGGAAAGTTCGCGAAGTATTAAGTAAGTTCGGATTTGCTAGTAATGAACTACCGGTTGCAATGCCTAAAAAAAGCTACGGAAAAATACAGATGACTGGACAAGCACTGTTGAGGGATCAATTACTTCAAGTTTCTTCACCGATCGATACGATCTATCCCGAAACGATGGAAAAGCTTGGTCAAGAATACGGCTACTGCCTATATTCGACACATATTAGTGGTCCACGCCCGAGTAAAGAGTTTGTAGTACAGGAAGTACACGATCGAGCACAAGTGTTTGTTAATGGTGAAGATATTGGCATTATTGAGAGATGGAAACCTGAGCAGACACTTTCCTTTGAAGTTCCAGCGGAAGGCGCCCTAATTGAAATATTAGTTGAGAATATGGGGCGTATCAACTACGGTCCTTATCTCGAAGATCGAAAAGGAATAACAGAGGGAGTTCGTCACGGCTTCCAGTTTTTATCGGAATGGACAAGCTATACTTTGCCACTCGATAATTTGTCTGAACTTACGTTTAAACCGATCGAATCAAAACTTACTAATGCTCCTTGCTTCTACCAAGGGAATTTATGCATTGAAGAAATAGCGGATACCTTTGTTCACCTAGAAGGCTGGCAAAAAGGAGTAATCTTCATCAATGGATTTAACCTTGGTCGTTATTGGAATATTGGTCCGCAGCAAACATTATATGTTCCTGCTCCATTATTGAAATTAGGAAATAATGAAATTATCATTTTTGAGCAGCACGGCACGGAAACAAACGAGATCAATTTTAAGGAACATGCAATCTTAGGTTAA
- a CDS encoding extracellular solute-binding protein: MKKQRKIVTLLLAFVMLTGLLAACGSNSSNQNASSGQTSNTKEDSGDAKTVKIYVDGNRAKDSNFLNVVEAFKKDTGINVEFNVIPGDGVAIFKKIDIDLGARDGSTDIILFSTPIQLDKYVTSDSFLPLNDLIKEDNYDAEGIYGDYLQETDGNIYSLPAGAGKWAVYYNKKIFDDANVPYPSGSWTWDEYVETAKKLTDSNKKIYGSYMLDYDAYMYFTARQKDVSGYKADGTSNFDDPAFSEALQFFGDLGNVDKVQPSWMEFKTKKLAWDGFMSGQYGMHVIGTWYTNMFLDKENYPRNWEFGITEIPTPADAEAKNNLAVINGLAINAYSKQPKEAFEFVKYFAENNYKYTGDLPARVDLTDEDINEMFQKIADRTDGEVTVEDLNKAIYQNDQGFAEEKIVGAAATEYSNIILQESELYLIGQKSLEDTVKTIKERVDAAIQAEQSNQ, translated from the coding sequence ATGAAAAAACAAAGAAAAATAGTTACTTTGTTACTTGCGTTTGTGATGTTAACTGGATTACTTGCTGCATGCGGTTCAAACAGTTCTAATCAAAATGCGTCATCAGGACAAACATCGAATACAAAGGAGGATTCTGGCGATGCTAAAACTGTAAAAATCTATGTAGATGGTAATCGTGCGAAAGACAGTAACTTTTTGAATGTAGTTGAAGCATTTAAAAAAGATACTGGCATCAATGTAGAATTTAATGTTATTCCTGGGGATGGGGTAGCGATCTTTAAGAAAATCGATATCGATCTAGGAGCAAGAGACGGATCTACAGATATTATTCTTTTCAGTACTCCTATTCAGTTGGATAAATACGTGACAAGCGACTCTTTTCTACCACTTAATGATCTGATCAAAGAAGACAATTACGATGCAGAAGGTATTTATGGGGACTATCTGCAAGAAACTGATGGCAACATTTATAGCCTTCCTGCAGGCGCTGGTAAATGGGCTGTTTACTACAATAAAAAAATATTCGATGATGCAAATGTTCCATATCCTTCTGGATCTTGGACATGGGACGAATATGTTGAAACAGCAAAAAAATTAACAGACAGCAACAAAAAAATCTATGGATCTTACATGCTTGACTATGACGCATATATGTACTTTACTGCACGTCAAAAAGATGTATCAGGGTATAAAGCAGATGGCACATCAAACTTTGATGATCCAGCATTTAGTGAAGCTCTTCAATTCTTTGGAGATCTTGGAAATGTAGACAAAGTTCAACCAAGTTGGATGGAATTCAAAACTAAAAAATTGGCATGGGATGGCTTTATGTCAGGTCAATATGGTATGCACGTAATTGGAACTTGGTATACCAATATGTTCCTTGATAAAGAAAATTATCCACGTAATTGGGAATTCGGCATAACTGAGATTCCAACACCTGCTGATGCAGAAGCGAAAAATAATCTAGCAGTTATTAATGGTTTGGCAATTAATGCTTATTCGAAACAACCAAAAGAAGCATTCGAGTTTGTTAAATATTTCGCTGAAAACAACTACAAATATACAGGTGACCTACCTGCACGTGTTGATCTAACAGATGAGGACATTAATGAGATGTTCCAAAAAATTGCAGATCGTACTGACGGAGAAGTAACTGTAGAAGATCTGAACAAAGCGATTTATCAAAATGATCAAGGATTTGCAGAAGAAAAAATTGTTGGTGCAGCTGCTACTGAGTACAGCAACATTATTTTACAAGAAAGCGAACTGTATCTTATTGGACAGAAGTCGCTGGAAGATACAGTGAAAACGATTAAAGAACGTGTGGACGCAGCAATTCAGGCAGAGCAGTCCAATCAATAG